In Oreochromis niloticus isolate F11D_XX linkage group LG5, O_niloticus_UMD_NMBU, whole genome shotgun sequence, a single window of DNA contains:
- the c1qb gene encoding complement C1q subcomponent subunit B produces the protein MALQWLSCSTAVLLFLVHITPADMQSCNGGFPGIPGIPGTHGPNGNDGTKGEKGDPGEADHTMRGQKGEPGPMGPPGRPGLKGDPGQPGTRGLPGLPGPKGSPFSQQQSYFSLKSTTSSPADTPIIFNGPILAEENEPFRGERLTNDTTYTCTNRGIYFFSYHISGRYKVCLKLEKNGVSDMELCDQYNGFLVVSGTAVLELEVGDVVSLKTVKTNTILTGQASASTIFTGFQIFPTS, from the exons ATG GCCCTCCAGTGGCTGAGCTGCAGTACTGCAGTGTTGCTGTTTCTGGTTCACATCACTCCAGCTGACATGCAGTCCTGCAATGGGGGATTCCCTGGGATTCCTGGGATACCAGGCACTCATGGGCCCAacggcaatgatggcactaaaGGAGAGAAGGGAGACCCCG GTGAGGCAGATCATACCATGAGGGGTCAGAAAGGAGAACCTGGTCCAATGGGTCCTCCAGGGCGACCTGGACTGAAAGGGGACCCAGGCCAACCAGGCACTAGGGGATTACCCGGTCTACCCGGGCCGAAGGGAAGCCCCTTCAGCCAACAACAATCCTATTTCTCCTTGAAATCTACGACATCATCACCAGCAGATACTCCCATCATCTTCAATGG ACCAATTTTGGCTGAAGAGAATGAACCGTTTCGAGGAGAAAGACTGACAAATGATACAACGTACACCTGCACCAACAGAGGCATATATTTCTTCAGTTACCACATCTCAGGAAGGTACAAG GTGTGCCTGAAGTTGGAGAAAAATGGTGTAAGTGACATGGAATTGTGTGACCAGTATAATGGGTTTCTGGTCGTCTCTGGCACGGCAGTTCTGGAGCTGGAAGTTGGCGACGTGGTCTCACTGAAGACAGTCAAGACGAACACCATCCTGACAGGCCAGGCCAGCGCCAGCACCATATTCACTGGCTTCCAGATCTTCCCAACCTCCTAA
- the LOC109202256 gene encoding uncharacterized protein LOC109202256 isoform X1, with protein MSETGSTSSARFFMARAHRPPHKRSTALKLHWNKQRMDHYVVFRKTKRVTLRDEDMTAEKLGRIFQVSAHTLYITDDSNVAMFPGAVSGVFSALDLTPRGHYEVHGEDMESIPTAGSSGQRFAFMRAPAVAASAPSRSQQATSSSPMSSKTFQRSVYFADVVGGRLIPNRMVVVRFLESEATLQGIVGKVQDAIGNYNPIILTDAQGNAILESEGTTGSQYWRQNARKILAVPEQDFNCLQGTKRKKLSSRKDDDSASLGEVSDKIEELVLASQSLPAVTAAIKELTDLAVAQKVTTPKLQTLKEGFSCVVCMNIIEDPVFSLCCRSIIGCKTCVEQWQETSQHCAKCRESNNGVLQITGLTAAFSVLKSFFAEE; from the exons ATGTCTGAAACGGGAAGTACTTCTTCTGCGCGTTTTTTTATGGCGCGCGCACACCGTCCCCCACACAAGAGATCGACGGCCTTAAAGTTACACTGGAATAAACAGAGGATGGACCATTACGTTGTTTTTAGGAAAACTAAGAGAGTGACACTCCGGGACGAAGACATGACTGCAGAAAAACTGGGTCGCATCTTTCAG GTATCCGCGCATACTCTGTACATCACGGATGATTCAAACGTGGCTATGTTCCCCGGTGCGGTCTCTGGTGTTTTCAGCGCATTAGACCTTACACCCAGAGGTCACTATGAAGTCCACGGAGAAGACATGGAGTCAATTCCAACAGCAGGTTCCAGCGGGCAGCGTTTTGCATTTATGCGAGCACCAGCTGTGGCAGCGTCTGCACCTTCACGTTCACAGCAGGCTACTTCAAGTTCCCCTATGTCCTCCAAAACATTTCAGAG atCAGTGTACTTTGCAGATGTAGTTGGTGGGAGGTTGATTCCCAATAGAATGGTGGTTGTACGATTCCTGGAGTCTGAGGCTACGCTTCAAGGGATAGTAGGAAAAGTGCAAGATGCCATTGGTAATTACAACCCAATAATTTTGACAGATGCACAGGGCAATGCAATTCTGGAGTCGGAGGGCACAACAG GGTCACagtactggagacaaaatgCACGAAAAATTCTTGCTGTGCCTGAACAAGACTTTAATTGCCTCCAGggaacaaagaggaagaaactgag CAGCCGTAAAGATGATGACAGTGCCAGTTTGGGAGAAGTGAGTGACAAAATAGAAGAGTTGGTGTTGGCATCTCAAAGTCTGCCAGCTGTCACAGCAGCAATCAAAGAGCTCACTGATCTTGCAGTTGCCCAGAAAGTCACAACCCCCAAGCTGCAGACACTCAAGGAGGGATTTAGCTGCGTGGTTTGTATGA ACATCATTGAGGATCCAGTGTTCTCACTGTGCTGCAGAAGCATTATTGGCTGCAAGACATGTGTGGAACAGTGGCAAGAGACatcacagcactgtgcaaaatgcAGGGAGAGTAACAACGGAGTTCTACAAATTACTGGTCTAACAGCTGCATTTTCTGTATTGAAATCTTTTTTTGCAGAGGAGTAA
- the LOC100692629 gene encoding complement C1q subcomponent subunit C, translating into MLHHCLLIIGALLSLAISGLIAMETCPATGMPGMPGIPGLPGRDGRDGQKGEKGDPGAKLQGGLGPQKGEKGEPGPKGPPGKRGQIGESGKPGTPGTAGPPGEPGEQGAVVVQQQAAFSVARATNQYPDKASVIKFTDAITNINDDYNINTGRFRCRVPGTYYFVYHASLDEKLCVLLKRDNMLLASFCDHRQTGRQVTSGGLAVYVSKDQEVWLETKDYRAMRGTRNGYSIFSGFLLHSH; encoded by the exons ATGCTCCACCATTGTTTGCTCATAATTGGAGCCCTGCTCTCATTGGCAATATCCGGGCTAATCGCTATGGAGACCTGTCCAGCTACAGGGATGCCCGGAATGCCAG GTATTCCTGGGCTTCCTGGAAGAGATGGTCGTGATGGacaaaaaggagagaaaggagATCCAG GAGCAAAGTTGCAAGGTGGTCTCGGACCTCAGAAAGGAGAGAAGGGGGAGCCCGGCCCAAAGGGGCCCCCTGGTAAAAGAGGTCAGATTGGGGAGTCTGGGAAGCCAGGTACCCCAGGAACTGCTGGAcctccaggagaaccaggagaacaaGG GGCTGTTGTAGTCCAGCAGCAGGCGGCCTTCAGTGTGGCCCGAGCGACAAACCAATACCCGGATAAAGCCAGCGTCATTAAGTTCACAGATGCGATCACCAACATCAACGATGACTACAACATAAACACAGGACGCTTCAG GTGTCGGGTCCCAGGAACGTACTACTTTGTGTACCACGCCTCGTTAGAtgaaaaactgtgtgtgttgctgAAGCGTGACAACATGCTGCTGGCATCGTTCTGTGACCATCGGCAGACGGGGAGACAG GTGACTTCTGGTGGCCTGGCAGTGTACGTGTCAAAAGATCAAGAGGTTTGGTTGGAGACTAAAGACTACAGAGCGATGAGAGGGACACGAAACGGATACAGCATCTTCTCTGGCTTCTTGCTTCACTCTCACTGA
- the LOC109202255 gene encoding uncharacterized protein LOC109202255 — MTLEKYSDVIMEMAKQGLSSEIISERLSYEHGEVRGFSARNVRKFCAEQITSCRLSDTRLELEVTQAINEVGPTYGRKMMKGYLSTKGVHAAEGRIGSILREVHQPYHEARRQGARNLNPTPYHAECMGHKVHLDQNEKLVMFGVTHVLAVDGFSKKIVSHSTMPIKNNLSIYEYVFRPAVITYGMWDQVRVDHGKEFYLTLFMQEMLSHHRFNQERLPYLQTSSTRNHTVERIWPEINNRVNYPLKTALLQLMDQEEIDMEDNLVRYCVSNLTCQLCNIGLASVVESWNAHRIPGKGIPNHFAEHGCKRRISPELLPNALEAADLYRQHLGSALKEYSTFGVDPFTTEQDKLRTESHFAEKYPDISHLFFRAVNGDFMPYKEALLCLINITQRNV, encoded by the exons ATGACGTTGGAAAAATACTCAGACGTGATCATGGAGATGGCAAAACAAGGCCTGTCATCGGAAATTATATCAGAGCGTCTGTCATATGAACACGGGGAAGTGAGAGGATTTTCTGCGAGAAATGTTAGAAAGTTTTGTGCTGAGCAAATCACTAGCTGTCGACTCTCGGACACACGGTTGGAGCTTGAGGTGACACAAGCTATAAATGAG gtgGGCCCAACATATGGCCGCAAAATGATGAAGGGCTATCTGTCCACAAAAGGGGTACATGCTGCAGAGGGACGAATTGGGTCAATTTTAAGAGAGGTGCATCAACCTTATCATGAAGCAAGACGCCAG GGAGCTCGGAATCTTAATCCCACACCGTACCATGCTGAATGCATGGGGCACAAGGTTCACCTGGACCAAAACGAGAAACTTGTAATGTTTGGAGTCACCCATGTTTTAGCTGTAGATGGATTCAGTAAAAAGATTGTGAGTCATTCCACAATGCCAATCAAAAACAACTTGAGCATCTATGAATATGTTTTCAG ACCTGCAGTGATCACCTATGGTATGTGGGACCAGGTGCGAGTAGACCATGGAAAGGAATTTTATTTAACACTGTTCATGCAAGAGATGCTGTCACATCATCGCTTCAATCAGGAGAGACTGCCTTATTTACAGACCTCATCCACAAGA AACCACACAGTTGAAAGGATTTGGCCTGAAATCAACAACCGTGTCAACTACCCACTAAAAACTGCCCTACTCCAGCTGATGGACCAGGAGGAGATAGATATGGAGGATAACCTTGTGCGATACTGTGTGTCCAATCTAACCTGTCAGCTGTGTAACATTGGTCTTGCAAGTGTGGTAGAATCATGGAATGCTCATAGAAtcccag GAAAAGGCATACCAAATCACTTTGCAGAACATGGGTGTAAAAGAAGAATTTCTCCAGAGCTCTTGCCAAATGCACTTGAAGCAGCAGACCTTTACAGGCAGCACTTGGGATCTGCACTCAAAGAATATTCGACTTTTGGAGTTGATCCCTTCACAACCGAACAGGACAAACTTAGAACAGAgagtcattttgcagaaaaatatCCTGAtatttcacatttgttttttagagccgTAAATGGTGACTTTATGCCATACAAAGAAGCTCTGCTCTGTCTCATAAACATAACTCAGAGAAATGTATGA
- the LOC109202256 gene encoding uncharacterized protein LOC109202256 isoform X2, with protein MSETGSTSSARFFMARAHRPPHKRSTALKLHWNKQRMDHYVVFRKTKRVTLRDEDMTAEKLGRIFQVSAHTLYITDDSNVAMFPGAVSGVFSALDLTPRGHYEVHGEDMESIPTAGSSGQRFAFMRAPAVAASAPSRSQQATSSSPMSSKTFQRSVYFADVVGGRLIPNRMVVVRFLESEATLQGIVGKVQDAIGNYNPIILTDAQGNAILESEGTTGSQYWRQNARKILAVPEQDFNCLQGTKRKKLSSRKDDDSASLGEVSDKIEELVLASQSLPAVTAAIKELTDLAVAQKVTTPKLQTLKEGFSCVTSLRIQCSHCAAEALLAARHVWNSGKRHHSTVQNAGRVTTEFYKLLV; from the exons ATGTCTGAAACGGGAAGTACTTCTTCTGCGCGTTTTTTTATGGCGCGCGCACACCGTCCCCCACACAAGAGATCGACGGCCTTAAAGTTACACTGGAATAAACAGAGGATGGACCATTACGTTGTTTTTAGGAAAACTAAGAGAGTGACACTCCGGGACGAAGACATGACTGCAGAAAAACTGGGTCGCATCTTTCAG GTATCCGCGCATACTCTGTACATCACGGATGATTCAAACGTGGCTATGTTCCCCGGTGCGGTCTCTGGTGTTTTCAGCGCATTAGACCTTACACCCAGAGGTCACTATGAAGTCCACGGAGAAGACATGGAGTCAATTCCAACAGCAGGTTCCAGCGGGCAGCGTTTTGCATTTATGCGAGCACCAGCTGTGGCAGCGTCTGCACCTTCACGTTCACAGCAGGCTACTTCAAGTTCCCCTATGTCCTCCAAAACATTTCAGAG atCAGTGTACTTTGCAGATGTAGTTGGTGGGAGGTTGATTCCCAATAGAATGGTGGTTGTACGATTCCTGGAGTCTGAGGCTACGCTTCAAGGGATAGTAGGAAAAGTGCAAGATGCCATTGGTAATTACAACCCAATAATTTTGACAGATGCACAGGGCAATGCAATTCTGGAGTCGGAGGGCACAACAG GGTCACagtactggagacaaaatgCACGAAAAATTCTTGCTGTGCCTGAACAAGACTTTAATTGCCTCCAGggaacaaagaggaagaaactgag CAGCCGTAAAGATGATGACAGTGCCAGTTTGGGAGAAGTGAGTGACAAAATAGAAGAGTTGGTGTTGGCATCTCAAAGTCTGCCAGCTGTCACAGCAGCAATCAAAGAGCTCACTGATCTTGCAGTTGCCCAGAAAGTCACAACCCCCAAGCTGCAGACACTCAAGGAGGGATTTAGCTGCGTG ACATCATTGAGGATCCAGTGTTCTCACTGTGCTGCAGAAGCATTATTGGCTGCAAGACATGTGTGGAACAGTGGCAAGAGACatcacagcactgtgcaaaatgcAGGGAGAGTAACAACGGAGTTCTACAAATTACTGGTCTAA
- the LOC102078117 gene encoding complement C1q subcomponent subunit C — protein MGGNYGLAVLVGVAILLEAVQCQVSCKGANGERGVNGAPGRNGLPGMKGEKGEPAVMIQGPVDTASLLRQKGEVGNRGTQGPQGPKGFRGDLGKAGEDGPPGRPGPDGRLSQGRHTSQQQSRSAFSVIRTDSAYPTFNQKITYQKAVVNTNGDLDTRTGVFTCRVQGTYYFNFHSVAKVSMCLQIVYDGPRRTLGFCDYNRSNRQSEQVLSGGVVLQLTVGQKVWLESFRENQVPTDTRENREKKIIFNGFLLFPSPA, from the exons ATGGGTGGTAATTATGGGCTAGCTGTCTTGGTGGGCGTGGCCATACTTCTGGAGGCTGTCCAATGTCAAGTGAGCTGCAAAGGAGCTAATGGTGAGCGAGGAGTGAACGGCGCTCCGGGCAGAAATGGGTTGCCTGGAATGAAGGGAGAGAAGGGAGAGCCAG CTGTGATGATTCAAGGCCCAGTGGATACAGCCAGCCTACTGAGGCAGAAAGGAGAGGTGGGAAATCGGGGCACGCAAGGACCCCAGGGCCCAAAAGGTTTCCGTGGAGATTTGGGGAAAGCGGGTGAGGATGGCCCCCCAGGTCGTCCCGGCCCAGACGGCAGGTTGTCCCAAG GAAGACACACCTCTCAGCAGCAGTCCCGTTCGGCCTTCTCAGTGATCAGGACCGACAGCGCTTATCCTACCTTCAACCAG AAAATAACCTACCAAAAAGCTGTGGTCAACACAAATGGTGATCTTGACACACGCACAGGTGTCTTCACCTGCAGAGTACAGGGTACCTATTACTTCAACTTCCACTCTGTGGCCAAG GTCAGCATGTGCCTGCAAATAGTCTATGATGGACCAAGAAGAACCCTGGGATTCTGTGATTATAACAGATCAAACAGGCAATCTGAGCAG GTGCTGTCAGGTGGTGTGGTTTTACAGCTCACAGTTGGACAGAAGGTCTGGCTTGAGTCCTTTAGGGAAAACCAGGTACCTACTGATACCAGGGagaacagggaaaaaaagatcATCTTCAACGGCTTCCTGCTCTTCCCAAGTCCAGCATAA